In the genome of Mucilaginibacter sp. 14171R-50, the window TTGTTTACCGCGGCGGTAAAGTTTTGCAAAACCTTTTCAAAGTTCTTGATATCGCCGCCAGCTTGTTTCTCTTGCAATATGAACGAGAAACCGCCCGTGTTACCTAAACCGGGTATTGCAGGCGGAGAAATGACCACCACACTGGCCTCTTTGAATCTGGCCAGTTTTTTCTGCAGCGTTGCAATAACGCCCGCAAGCTGGTCTTCCTTGGCTTCACGTTTGTCCCAGGGCTTTAATTGTATAAATATGGTAGCGCTGTTTGATTTTGTTGCAAAGTTAACCGCGTTCAGTCCGCCCAGGGCGGCATAGTGGTTAATTGCCGGTACATCTTTAAGCACACCCATCATTTCGTGCAAAACAGAAACGGTACGCTCGGTGGATGACCCTTCGGGCAGATCATAGGTTACGTAAACACGCCCCTCATCCTCCAGCGGGATAAAGCCCGACGGCTTACCATTAAATAACAGTACGGTTCCGATGATGATACAAACCAGTATGATCACAACAAACTTGGAGTGTTTGATACCCCTATCCACGGTGCTGCGGTAACGGCCGGTAACCTTATCAAACCAACGGTTGAATTTAAAGAAGAACCTGTTTAACCCGGTCGACTTGTCGTCAATTTTATGCGGACGTAATAATATAGTACATAATGCCGGGGTTAACGATAGCGCCACAAAAGCCGATATCAATACCGATATAGCAATAGTAATGGCAAACTGCTGGTACAAACGCCCAACAATGCCGGGCACAAAACCAACGGGCACAAACACCGCCGCCAGGATCAATGCAATGGCAATAACCGGCGCGGATATATCGCGCATGGCGTGTTCGGTCGCTTCCTTCGGCGACATGCCCTTTTCATCCATATAATGCTGCACGGCCTCAACCACCACAATGGCGTCATCCACAACAATACCAATGGCCAGCACAAAACCAAACAGCGTAAGAGTGTTTATGGTAAAATGCAGCGGAATAAAGAAAATGAAAGTACCTATAATAGATACCGGGATAGCCAGCACAGGTATAAGCGTAGTGCGCCAGTTTTGCAGGAATAAAAATACCACAATGATTACCAAAGCCAACGCAATAACCAGCGTTTCGATAACCTCATGCAGGGAAACCTTCACTACGGTAACCGACTCGAACGGAACGACAAAATCAATATCCTTAGGGAATGATTTTTTTAGCTGGTTCATGGTTGCGATAACATTATCGGCGGTTTCGATAGCGTTACTGCCCGGCGCCTGGTATATCAGCAGGTACGAAGCCCTTTTACCATCAACAAACGAGTTACCCGAATAATTAAACTTACCCAGTTCTACACGCGCAACATCTTTTAAATGTACCACAGCGCCGTTATTAGGCTGCGTTTTAACAACAATATTCTCAAACTCCGATTTATCAGTAAGACGGCCTTTTACCAATACGGTATATTCAAAGGTTTGCCCTTTCATTTGTGGGGTGGCCCCCACCGTACCTGCCGCAACCTGCGCGTTTTGCTCCTGCAGGGCCGCGGTAATATCGGCCGCGGTCATATTCAGGGCTGCCAGTTTATCAGGCTTTAGCCATATACGCATACTAAAATCATCAGCGCGGGTAAACACATCACCCACACCTTTGGTACGCAGTAACGCGTCCTTAATAAATACGTTGGTATAGTTATCGGTAAAGGTTACATCGTGCGTGCCGTTTGGCGAAAACATGGCAACCAGCATTAATATGCTTGGGTTACGCTTACGCACTATCAGGCCTAAACGCTGTACCTCCTGCGGCAGCGTTGGCTGGGCTATACCCACGCGGTTCTGCACATCAAGCGCAGCATTATTAATATCGGTACCAACCTCGAAGTTAACGGTCATGCTCATTTGGCCGTTACTTGTGCTGTTACTTTGCAGGTAAGTCATGCCCGGGGTACCGTTAACCTGTACCTCTACAGGGGTGGCTACGGTTTGCTCGACCGTTAAGGCATCGGCACCGGTATAGTTACCGGTTACTTGTACGGTGGGCGGCGTAATTTCCGGGTATTGCCCAATAGGCAGGCTGGTTATGGACAGCACACCAACTATCAATATTACCAGTGATATTACAATAGCGGTTACCGGGCGGCGTATAAAAGTATCTGCGATCATTCTTTAGTTCTTTTGCTTAATTACTGGGCTGATAACCCATCAATAAATTTTAACGAAACACCTTTACATTATTTAGCAGGAGCTGCACCCGCGGCCGCAGGCGGCGGGCCAAGGGTTATTTTACCGCCATCGCGCAGGCGCTGAAAGCCTTCCGTTATCACTTTTTCACCGGGCTTTATGCCATCCATCACAACCACGTTACTTTGAATACGCGGGCCTAAAACTACCTTACGCTGCTCGGCAATAGTGTCCTGCGAAATGAATACGAAAAATTCGCCCATCTGCTCTGTAACCGCCTTGTAAGGTATCTGCACACGGTTGCCCGAATTATCATTAAGCACCTGTAAAACACAGCTCATGCCGTCCTTTAACTCGTCATCGGCATTAGGGAACTGCACCCTAACTTTTATGGTACCGGTTTGGTCGCTTACGCCGCGGTCAATAGCAAATACCTTTCCGTTCTTGCTGTATTCGGTGCCATCGGGCAGTATCAGCTTAAACGTAGTATCGCTGCTCGCCTTTTGCAGTTTGTAAAAGCGGTTGATATCCTGCTCGTTTACTACCACATCAACGCCAATTGGGTTGCCTGTTGAGATGGTATTTAACAAAGTGGTGCCGGGCGACACCTGCGCACCCAGCTTTACCTGCGATATACCAATACGGCCGGTAAACGGCGCACGTATTGTTGCGTACGATAAGTCGGTTGCAGCCGAAGCTACACCCGCCTGCGCAACAGCTACCTGGCTTTGGCTGGTTTGAAAGTTAGCGGTGGCCTGGTCCACCGTCTGACGGGCTACCGCGTCATTCTTCAACAGCATATTATAACGGTCTATATCCTTCTGTGCCTTGCTTAAGTTAGCCTTTGCGCTAAGTAAATTTGCTTTTGCCTGCTCGTAAGCTGCCACATATTTACGGCGGTCAATTTCATAAAGCGGGGCTCCCTTTTTTACCACATCCCCTTCTTTAAAAAATATACCGGTTATAAAGCCGCCTACCTGGCTGCGCAGTTCAACGGCATTTAAGGCCACTACAGTGCCCTGGTACTTGTCGTAATATAAGGCGTCGGCTTTTTTTGCTTCTATAACATTTACCGGGGTTGGCGGCAAAGCTGCGTCTTGTTTTGGCGCTTTGTTGCCGCATGACGAGGCTGTTAATAAAGCCAAAGCGGCAATACAGCAGGCGTATGTGTTTTTCATTATTATAAGTTGTCGTGTTTTCAATGTCGATAAAGTTTTTGGGTATATCCCTTGATTAATTTTTATTCGGGTTGCAGCGTTCCTAATGCCCGTTGTAAATCTATTTTACTTGATAGCAACTCAAAAAGGGCGTTGTAATAATTAAGCTCGGCTGTGCGCAGATCTGCCTGCGATACAATAACATCAAGGTATGTTTTTATACCTTCGCGATACTGCAGGTCAACTACCTTATATACATCCTTAGCAAGCGCAACGTTTTCGCTAAGGGTTTGCCAGTTAAAATAGCTGCTTTTATAATTTGCCAGCGCCTGCGTATATTCTGTGTTTATGGCGTTACGACTATTGATCAGGTCAAGGTCGTTACGTTCCACCTGCAAACGTGCCTTGGCTAAGTTTTGCAAACGTTTACCACCTGTAAAAATCGGTATAGATAATGACAAGCCTGCAAATGATGTTGGGTACGAGTTATTATAAAGTTTAGAAAAATTATCGTTAAAATACGCCAGACTGTACCCGCCAACCGCTGATAATGATGGCAGGAAATTCCATTTGTAATAGGATACATTAAGGTTAAGCAGGTTTTTTTGAGTTTGAAGTTGCCTGTACTCAACGCGGTTGGTATAATTTAAAACCTGGTTGGTATCTATAACCGCTTCGCCCGCCAATCGTGTAGAGTCATACGACAGTACCAGCGTTTTACCAGGATCAAGGCCCATTACCTGTTTTAAATAAGCCGATTTGCTTTTTATCGCTTCCTGTATCTGCTTTTGCGATGCAAGCGAATTATTAAGGGCTATAGTTGCCTGTTTGTAATCGGTTTTATCTACTACCCCAGCCTGGTAGCGCGAATAAGCATCTTTTAAGCTTCGGCGCAGCCTCACAATATCCTCTTTAATAATATCAAGCTGACGTTGCGATAGCAGAACATCATAAAAGGCCCTGCTTACATCGGCTACTACGTCTATCTTACTGCTCTCGGTGTTCTGTTTATAGTACTGCCTTGAATATTTTGATGCACGTGAAGCCTGGAGCACATCGTTATTGTAAATAACCTGGCTGGCCTGCAGCCCCACAGTAGATACATTGTGCGCAATTGCCAAATTTTGCTGTGTACCTGTCCCGGTGCCGGTAGTTGTTGTGGCAGCGCCCTGCGCCGGTCGCTGAAAGTAATGCTGATACTGCCCGGTGGTACCAATTTGGGGTAACCAGTTTGAAAGGCTTATCTTTATATCGCGCTCGTTTATTTGCTCGTCTATACTGGCTTGTTTTACCAGCGGCTGGTTACGCAGGGCGTAATCAATGCTTTGTTTTAAGGTAACAACGGTAACTGCCGAGTCGGGGGCGGTTTGAGCCAGCAATGCAGCCGGAGAAAAAAATAGTATATTAGATAAAAGTAAACAGCGTAGATTTTTCATAAAGACTTAAGTGCAACTAAAACGAAAATAAGCAGAAAGGTTCACTTAATTCCGGTGTTTTTTATAGGGAGCACGAATATGAACTTATTCTATTTTAATAAAAAATCGACAACAAAAATTTTACCTAATTAGGAGATTTCAATGATAATTGGCACGGTTTTTCAACTTTTTAAAACAAAATGTAAAATAGTGGTAGTGATTAAATAAAAAATTTAATTAATTTGCCTGATGTAAGTATGTTAACATACTATTAAGGTAGTGTGCAAAAAATTTACACTCTCCATGCAAGTTATAAGCTTATTCATGGTACTTTTACAAAAAATTTAAGCAGCGTTTATAAATGGTTAAAAAATTACACGAGAAGATTGCTCAGTTCCAGGATGCAAATATGATCAGGGCACAGGGCCTGTATCCTTTTTTCAGGCCTATAGAGTCAGGCCAGGATACTGAGGTTATCATAAACGGCAAGCGTGTGTTAATGTTTGGTTCAAACTCTTACTTAGGGCTTACCAATCATCCCAAAATAAAAGAAGCTACAAAAAAAGCAATTGATACGTACGGATCTGGCTGCGCCGGTTCAAGGTTTTTGAACGGCACGCTTGATATCCATATCGAACTTGAGAACCGCCTTGCCAAATACGTTGGTAAAGAGGCGGCGGTATTATTCAGTACCGGTTTCCAGGTTAACCTGGGCGTTCTGTCGTGTATTACCGGCCGTAACGATTACCTGATACTTGACGAGTACGACCACGCTTCTATTATTGACGGTACACGTTTATCGTTTTCAAAAGTTATTAAATACGCCCATAACGATATGGCCGACCTTGAGCGCAAGCTAAGCATGCTGCCCGAGGAAGCGGTAAAGGTTATTGTTGTTGACGGTATATTCAGCATGGAAGGCGACATTGTTAAGCTGCCTGCAATTGTTGAGCTTGCCGATAAATACGGCGTTAATATTATGGTTGACGATGCTCACAGTTTGGGTGTAATTGGCGAAAATGGATCGGGTACTGCATCACACTTTGGCTTAACCGATCAGGTTGACCTTATTATGAGCACCTTCAGTAAATCGCTGGCATCGCTGGGCGGGTTTATTGCAAGCGATTACGATACCATTGACTATATTAAGCACCGCGCCCGTTCGTTAATGTTCAGCGCCAGCATGACCCCCGGATCTGTAGCCAGCGTTATTGCTGCACTTGATATTATCGAGGCAGAACCCGAACGTATACAGAAGCTTTGGGACAATACAAACTACGCCGTAAAATTATTAACCGATGAAGGTTTTGATATCGGCGCATCAGAAAGCCCTATCCTACCTATATATATACGTGATAACGCCAAAACTTTCCAGGTAACTAATTATCTGCAAAACGCGGGCGTATTTGTTAACCCGGTTGTATCGCCGGCCGTTCCTTCTGATTCATCTTTATTAAGGTTCTCGCTAATGGCAACCCATACTTTTGAACAGATAGACGAAGCCGTTGAAAAACTGATACAGGCGTTTAAACATGTAGGCGTAACCAATAGTACTATTAAAGAAAATATATAAGCTCTTTGAATATACAGGTGCCGCGCCTGCATGGCACCTGTATTAACCTTAACATCCCAAATGAAAAAAATTGTACCGGTACAGTCAAAAAAAGAGCTCGCAGCTTTTATTGACTTCCCGCATGACCTGTATAAGAACGACCCCAACTACGTACCCGAATTATTTATAGCCCAAAAGGACCTGCTAACCACGCACCCTTTTCATAAGCACTCGGCGCTGCAAACCTTTTTGGCGTACGATGGCGATAAAATAGTTGGGCGTATTGCAGCAATTTATAATAACAACCACAATAATTTCAACCAGGTTAAGGACGGTTTTTTTGGCTTTTTTGATTGTGAGAACAACCAGGAAACCGCCAATTTACTTTTTGATACCGCCGTTAAGTGGGTTAAGGAAAAAGGCGCTGATAAAATTGTTGGGCCGGTAAACCCATCAACCAACGAAACCTGCGGGCTGCTTATAAAGGGTTTTGACAGGCCGCCGGTGGTGATGATGACCTATAACCCTGAGTATTACATTACCTTGCTTGAAAACGCCGGTTTTAAAAAACAAACTGATTTACTTGCCTGGTATTGGGATGGGCCAAATTACAACGACAAATCGTTAAAAATGCTTGATATGCTGCAGGAGCGTTTAAAACGCAACAGCAATATCACCATACGTAAAATAAACCTGAAAAATTTTAAGCAGGAGGCCGATGCCCTGCGCGACGTATATAACAAGGCTTGGGATAAAAACCTGGGCTTTTTCCCGATGACCAACGAGGAATTTGACTACACCGCCAAGGACCTTAAGATGATACTTGACCCTGATTTTGCATTGGTTGCAGAGCAGGACGGTAAAATTGTTGGTTTTGGCGTAGCCATACCCGATATTAACCAGATACTTAAAACCATAAAAAAAGGCCGTTTGTTGCCCACAGGTATTTTCAAGCTGTTGTTAAATAAAAAGAAGATCACCGGTATACGTATTATGCTTTTGGGTGTAATTGATGGTTACCGCAAATTAGGTATCGAGGCCAGCCTGTATGGCAGCATTATAAAGGAGTACAGGCGCAAAGGCCTGAAATATGCCGAAGCATCGTGGACGCTTGAAAACAACGACATGGTGAACCGCGCTATTGAAGCCATTGGCGGCGATCAGTACAAAACTTACAGGATATACGAAAAGCCTATATAACACAGTCAATATTCATCTGCCTGTAAACTTTATAGAATTATTAATTTTCAACCAAAAATTATATTCTATTTGTCGCGCAATTGAGCGGTATCCTGCTGCTTAATTGTATTAATTAAAATAGTACAGCGCCTGGCGCTACTATATACAAAACAGTGAACTAAACGGCTTAACCATATTATATTGGTTTAAAAGCTGTATTATCCTTTAAAAACAAACACAAGTAATGAAAATTAACATTAAACCTGCTGAAGGTAAGCTTGGTATATTAATTCCGGGCTTAGGCGCAGTAGCTACAACATTAATTGCCGGCGTTGAAGCCGTAAAAAAAGGCATATCGCAGCCTATTGGTTCGTTAACTCAAATGGGTAGCATCCGTTTAGGCAAACGTACCGAAGCGCGTCATCCAAAAATCAAAGACTTTGTACCATTGGCTAACCTTAACGATGTTGTTTTTGGTGGCTGGGATGTGTACTCTGATAACGTTTACCAGGCAGCTGTAAACGCAAAAGTACTTGAACGCGACCTGTTAGATTCGGTTAAAGAGGGTTTGGAAGCCATTGTGCCAATGAAGGCTGCATTTGACAAGAACTACGCAAAAAACCTTGACGGTACACACGTTAAAACCGGTACCCGTTACGAACTTGCTCAGCAGGTTATGGAAGATATACAAAACTTTCAGAAAGATAACGGCCTTAACCGCGTGGTATTGGTATGGTGCGGCTCTACCGAAGTATATTTCGAGGGATCGGAGATACACCAGTCGCTTGCTGCATTTGAGCAGGCTTTAAAAGACGATGATAAGCGTATTGCACCAAGCATGATCTACGCTTACGCGGCTTTAAAACTTGGCGTACCATTTGCTAACGGCGCCCCTAACTTAACGGTTGATATCCCGGCTATGATAGAGCTGGCTAAACAAACCAATACCCCAATTGCAGGTAAAGACTTTAAAACCGGCCAAACTTTAATGAAAACTGTACTCGCCCCTGGCCTTGCAGCACGTTCGTTAGGTGTACATGGTTGGTTCTCGACCAATATTTTGGGTAACCGCGATGGTTTGGTACTTGACGACCCGGATAACTTTAAAACAAAAGAGGTATCTAAACTTGGCGTATTAGAAGATATTTTGCGCCCCGAAGATAACCCGGAGCTGTATGGCGATATCTTCCACAAGATACGTATCAACTACTACCCTCCGCATGGCGATAACAAAGAGAGTTGGGATAACATCGACATTTTTGGCTGGTTAGGCTATAAAATGCAGATCAAGATCAACTTCTTGTGCCGCGATTCTATCCTGGCAGCGCCTATCGCGTTAGACCTTGCTTTATTTTGCGATATGGCAAAACGTGCTAACATGAGCGGTATACAGGAGTGGTTATCATTCTACCTTAAATCGCCGCAAACCGCGCCGGGTTTACACGCCGAGAATGATATCTTTAAACAGCTTATTAAATTGGAGAACACCCTGCGTTACCTAATGGGCGAAGACCTGATAACACATCTGGGCCTCGACTATTACGACGATATGTTTGCGGGTAATTAATCGCATCATATTACCCATAAAAACTGGTTATTGCCTTAAGTGGCGGTAACCAGTTTTTTATTTTACAGGGATTTAAGTTTAAAATGACGATATTCGCGACCGAAACTTAAACCTTCCCCCAAGGTTTTATTGTTTAGTTAAACTAATTGCAGTGTTTTTTACGTAGATGGTAACAAACTATTCCCTACATCGTCTACTAAAAAAGATTGTGCATAGTTAAACTAAGATCTCACGGCTGGGTCAAACCGAAAACATTTTAAGCCGGATAATTATTGTATAAATGGCAACATTTGTTAAGGCGCAGGCGTCTTCTTTTATAGCATCCCTATTTGACTTTTTGACCACAATAGTCTGTAAGGAATTTTTTTACCTTTGGTACGTTACAGCAAGCTTGATCGGAACCATCGCGGGGGGCGTAACAAATTTTGCATTAGGCAGGGTTTGGGTATTTAAAAAACGCAAAGAAAAAACCATCCCCGTACAAGCCGTAAAATATGTACTTGTTTGGGGCGGCAATGTTGCCCTTAATACAGGTGGTGTATTTTTGGTAACACACTACGCAGGGTTAGATTACAAAATATCCAAGGTGGTAGTTTCGTTTTCTGTAGGGATAACTTATAATTATTTCTTACAAAAAAAGTTTGTTTTTGCATAATTGGATAAGGTTAATGAATTTAAAATACACTTTTAGGTATCTTTTTCTTGTACTTTTCCTGTTGATAAGCGCTGCTGTAACGGCGCAAACAACCGTTGTAACCGGTAAGGTTACCGATGGCGGTAATAAAGAAGGCCTTCCTTTTGTATCTGTTGCGTTTGTAGGCAGTACTACCGGCGTTGTTACCGATACGCATGGCATGTACACGCTGCGCACCAATCATCCGTACACTAAAATAAAGGTAAGTTACGTAGGCTTTAAAGAGGCTACTTACAACGTGTTACCCGGAAAAGAACAGGTGCTCAACATCCGGATGATCCCCTCGTCTACCCAGTTGAACGAGGTAAGCATCAAATCAACAAAAAAAACAAAGTATGTAAACGATAACCCTGCAGTAGCTTTAATACGTAAGGTTATTGAAAACAAACCCCGTAACCGCCCCGAAGCTTACGATTTTGTGGAATACAAAGAGTACGACAAAATTCAGTTTTCGCTGAGTAACATATCTGATAAAATAAAAGAGAAAAAGCTTTTCAGAAAATACAAGTTCATATTCGAAAATAAAGACAGCACTACCTATCCCGGTAAAACATTGCTGCCCATTTACTTAAAAGAGCAATTGGCTCAGGTATACCACCGTAAAAACCCGGAAGCCACCCGCAGCGTGATATTGGGAGAAAAGTCGGTTGATTTTGGGCCTGGCTTTGACACCGAAGGTGTAGGGCAGTATTTTAAGCACCTGTACGAGAAGGTTGATATTTACGATAATAGCATTATGTTATTAGGCAGGCAATTTTTAAGCCCTATAGCCAATACAGCCCCTACTTACTACAAGTTTTTTATTACCGATACGCTTACCCTCGATAACGGCAAAAAGCTGGTACAGCTAAGCTTTACGCCCCGCAACACCAACGACATACTTTTTGAGGGCGAGATATACATTACACTCGACGGTAACTACGCCGTGCAAAAAGCCGGGTTGGTTATCAATAAAAACATCAATGTTAACTTTGTGCGCAGCATGAATGTAGACCTTGATTTCGAGCCTAACGCCGATGGCCGTTATCATTTAAGCCGAAGCAACACCTTCGCCGATTTTGGCATAACCGCCAAGCGCAAAAGCGGCTTGTTTGGTACGCGCACGGTAACGGTTAAAAATTACGCTATAAATATCCCTCATAACGATACGCTTTACCAGGCAAGCGCGGAACTGGTAGACGAAGAGCTAAAAAACCGGCCCGAAAGCTTTTGGGCCCAAAACAGATTGGATACCCTTACCACGGCCGAATCAAAGGTGTATAAAAACATTGATAGC includes:
- a CDS encoding efflux RND transporter permease subunit; the protein is MIADTFIRRPVTAIVISLVILIVGVLSITSLPIGQYPEITPPTVQVTGNYTGADALTVEQTVATPVEVQVNGTPGMTYLQSNSTSNGQMSMTVNFEVGTDINNAALDVQNRVGIAQPTLPQEVQRLGLIVRKRNPSILMLVAMFSPNGTHDVTFTDNYTNVFIKDALLRTKGVGDVFTRADDFSMRIWLKPDKLAALNMTAADITAALQEQNAQVAAGTVGATPQMKGQTFEYTVLVKGRLTDKSEFENIVVKTQPNNGAVVHLKDVARVELGKFNYSGNSFVDGKRASYLLIYQAPGSNAIETADNVIATMNQLKKSFPKDIDFVVPFESVTVVKVSLHEVIETLVIALALVIIVVFLFLQNWRTTLIPVLAIPVSIIGTFIFFIPLHFTINTLTLFGFVLAIGIVVDDAIVVVEAVQHYMDEKGMSPKEATEHAMRDISAPVIAIALILAAVFVPVGFVPGIVGRLYQQFAITIAISVLISAFVALSLTPALCTILLRPHKIDDKSTGLNRFFFKFNRWFDKVTGRYRSTVDRGIKHSKFVVIILVCIIIGTVLLFNGKPSGFIPLEDEGRVYVTYDLPEGSSTERTVSVLHEMMGVLKDVPAINHYAALGGLNAVNFATKSNSATIFIQLKPWDKREAKEDQLAGVIATLQKKLARFKEASVVVISPPAIPGLGNTGGFSFILQEKQAGGDIKNFEKVLQNFTAAVNKRPEIAKAFSFFTAHTPAYQLTIDREKAKKLGVKISDVNNALQTYMGSAYVNDFTVYGRNFRVVAQADTNYRTNIQNIGQYFVRNESGAMVPLSTLTTYKLIENAPLISHYNLFRSAEINGSTNPGYSSGDAITALREVAAQNLPAGYGYEFSGLSREELLSGSKTVYIFALSIGFVFLFLAALYESWSVPFSVLLAVPLGAFGAILFLTLKPGLTNNVYAQIGLITLIGLAAKNAILIVEFAKERVDRGMNLEKATLEAVRLRLRPIIMTSMAFILGVLPLVIASGAGAQARQTIGWTVFGGMLAATSLAIFIVPVLYYIITKYAYGKDKLAELEKTYKPDPEIDPEV
- a CDS encoding GtrA family protein, with the translated sequence MATFVKAQASSFIASLFDFLTTIVCKEFFYLWYVTASLIGTIAGGVTNFALGRVWVFKKRKEKTIPVQAVKYVLVWGGNVALNTGGVFLVTHYAGLDYKISKVVVSFSVGITYNYFLQKKFVFA
- a CDS encoding TolC family protein; translation: MKNLRCLLLSNILFFSPAALLAQTAPDSAVTVVTLKQSIDYALRNQPLVKQASIDEQINERDIKISLSNWLPQIGTTGQYQHYFQRPAQGAATTTTGTGTGTQQNLAIAHNVSTVGLQASQVIYNNDVLQASRASKYSRQYYKQNTESSKIDVVADVSRAFYDVLLSQRQLDIIKEDIVRLRRSLKDAYSRYQAGVVDKTDYKQATIALNNSLASQKQIQEAIKSKSAYLKQVMGLDPGKTLVLSYDSTRLAGEAVIDTNQVLNYTNRVEYRQLQTQKNLLNLNVSYYKWNFLPSLSAVGGYSLAYFNDNFSKLYNNSYPTSFAGLSLSIPIFTGGKRLQNLAKARLQVERNDLDLINSRNAINTEYTQALANYKSSYFNWQTLSENVALAKDVYKVVDLQYREGIKTYLDVIVSQADLRTAELNYYNALFELLSSKIDLQRALGTLQPE
- a CDS encoding inositol-3-phosphate synthase; the encoded protein is MKINIKPAEGKLGILIPGLGAVATTLIAGVEAVKKGISQPIGSLTQMGSIRLGKRTEARHPKIKDFVPLANLNDVVFGGWDVYSDNVYQAAVNAKVLERDLLDSVKEGLEAIVPMKAAFDKNYAKNLDGTHVKTGTRYELAQQVMEDIQNFQKDNGLNRVVLVWCGSTEVYFEGSEIHQSLAAFEQALKDDDKRIAPSMIYAYAALKLGVPFANGAPNLTVDIPAMIELAKQTNTPIAGKDFKTGQTLMKTVLAPGLAARSLGVHGWFSTNILGNRDGLVLDDPDNFKTKEVSKLGVLEDILRPEDNPELYGDIFHKIRINYYPPHGDNKESWDNIDIFGWLGYKMQIKINFLCRDSILAAPIALDLALFCDMAKRANMSGIQEWLSFYLKSPQTAPGLHAENDIFKQLIKLENTLRYLMGEDLITHLGLDYYDDMFAGN
- a CDS encoding efflux RND transporter periplasmic adaptor subunit: MKNTYACCIAALALLTASSCGNKAPKQDAALPPTPVNVIEAKKADALYYDKYQGTVVALNAVELRSQVGGFITGIFFKEGDVVKKGAPLYEIDRRKYVAAYEQAKANLLSAKANLSKAQKDIDRYNMLLKNDAVARQTVDQATANFQTSQSQVAVAQAGVASAATDLSYATIRAPFTGRIGISQVKLGAQVSPGTTLLNTISTGNPIGVDVVVNEQDINRFYKLQKASSDTTFKLILPDGTEYSKNGKVFAIDRGVSDQTGTIKVRVQFPNADDELKDGMSCVLQVLNDNSGNRVQIPYKAVTEQMGEFFVFISQDTIAEQRKVVLGPRIQSNVVVMDGIKPGEKVITEGFQRLRDGGKITLGPPPAAAGAAPAK
- a CDS encoding pyridoxal phosphate-dependent aminotransferase family protein codes for the protein MVKKLHEKIAQFQDANMIRAQGLYPFFRPIESGQDTEVIINGKRVLMFGSNSYLGLTNHPKIKEATKKAIDTYGSGCAGSRFLNGTLDIHIELENRLAKYVGKEAAVLFSTGFQVNLGVLSCITGRNDYLILDEYDHASIIDGTRLSFSKVIKYAHNDMADLERKLSMLPEEAVKVIVVDGIFSMEGDIVKLPAIVELADKYGVNIMVDDAHSLGVIGENGSGTASHFGLTDQVDLIMSTFSKSLASLGGFIASDYDTIDYIKHRARSLMFSASMTPGSVASVIAALDIIEAEPERIQKLWDNTNYAVKLLTDEGFDIGASESPILPIYIRDNAKTFQVTNYLQNAGVFVNPVVSPAVPSDSSLLRFSLMATHTFEQIDEAVEKLIQAFKHVGVTNSTIKENI
- a CDS encoding DUF5686 and carboxypeptidase-like regulatory domain-containing protein; its protein translation is MNLKYTFRYLFLVLFLLISAAVTAQTTVVTGKVTDGGNKEGLPFVSVAFVGSTTGVVTDTHGMYTLRTNHPYTKIKVSYVGFKEATYNVLPGKEQVLNIRMIPSSTQLNEVSIKSTKKTKYVNDNPAVALIRKVIENKPRNRPEAYDFVEYKEYDKIQFSLSNISDKIKEKKLFRKYKFIFENKDSTTYPGKTLLPIYLKEQLAQVYHRKNPEATRSVILGEKSVDFGPGFDTEGVGQYFKHLYEKVDIYDNSIMLLGRQFLSPIANTAPTYYKFFITDTLTLDNGKKLVQLSFTPRNTNDILFEGEIYITLDGNYAVQKAGLVINKNINVNFVRSMNVDLDFEPNADGRYHLSRSNTFADFGITAKRKSGLFGTRTVTVKNYAINIPHNDTLYQASAELVDEELKNRPESFWAQNRLDTLTTAESKVYKNIDSLVHMPSFRRTADIINLLFAGYKNFGKFEVGPASTFYSFNPVEGLRLRLGGRTTADFSKRIYFEGYGAYGFRDKKWKGYFATSYSLNNKSIYRFPQHYIRASVQRDTKVPGQELGFIQEDNVLLSFKRGRNDKYYYNDSYRIDYVSEFENHLSYKLGFRKLMQTPAGSLYPFQNTFNQVFNTLTVTELSAGIRYAPNEQYYQGKLHRSPIINQYPKFSLDYTAGLKGPLDGDYSYHKLNFRGEKRFYVAPAGFSDVVVESSRTFGQVPYPLLNMHRANQSFAYVIDAYNLMNFLEFVSDKSVNIIIDHHFGGFFFNKVPLLKKLKLRETASFKSLWSGLSSSNNPSLHPNLYQFPADENGVPITYTMNGTPYVEASVGIENIFKFIRVDYVKRFTYLDHPDIAKWGIRVKVKFDF